GATGTTTCCTGTTACGTTTCCAAGGCTTCAGGCAAGAAGGATATATATGACAGCACGACAGGAAAAAACACAATAAAGAAAACACTGAAACAGAGACAGTTAATGTATTGGTGTTCCAAAATAAATACTCGCCCAGTGAACACAATTATGTCAAACTGATGTCAGAATGACGTCATGTCACGTCATGATTTACGTAAGATGTGAGTCATATATGAGTCACATATGACTCATAATTTCCCACTTCCTGACGTAAGATTCTTACGTAAGATAAATGACGTAAATATGACCTCCAATTGACATCATTATGACTTAACTGACGTCAAaatgacataactctgatgtcatagaGAAGTAAAGTCAGTACCGGAaacttacaaaaatatgacgtcCAGCTGACGTACTTGTTATTTAGCTGACGTCAAGATGACTTAAATTTGAGGTAAAATAGTGATGTAAAGTTGCTTACAAAATTGTGACGTCTGGCTGACATGATTATAACTTACGTGACGTCTCgatgacataactctgatgtcatagtgataaaaagtatttaagaatgcttataataatatatctgtTACAACAGAACTTGTAAAGTCAAaatgtttacatttttcatttataaatagtgattattttgttactgtacctctattacaatataataattaattttgaaattagtttatatattttatttatgacaatatcctaatattttcaatgttaaaaatatatttaatgtttgcatttaaagagaatttgcggtaagttaaatttggacactaaatataaaagtaaaaattaagaaatgtcatatgaaattccacttatgaattattaaatcaatacatgatacaacatagaacataaatagaaaagtatcgttgatcgtttttttttataccgtcgtGACATTAGTATTATGTCACTCGTATGTAAAAGAATGACCGGAAGCTGATGCTGGGGTATGACGTTCATCGTAcatcaattttacgtaaaagtaTGAGTTGTTTCTTACGTAAGAATATGACGGTATTATGATATCCTTTTGACGTCAGAATatgacttgtaatttatgtaattgtatgatttatttcttacgtaaataatatataaatttatgactttGATGTGACGTCACACATATGATAGGGATAAgacataatatttacgtaaTATTTAAGTCACAATCGTGACGTCatataaaagtcaaattttatgtCAGCACTATGTCATAATGATGTCATACTACATGACATCATATCAGAGTCATCAATAAAGTCATTTTTATGTCATATCTATGTAAAAAGTCGATGATCTCTATGTGACCTATCTATGACGTCATATGGAGGTCATGTGTTCACTGGGTCATGTTCATAAATTAAGGTTATTCCGGATTATAAAATCTGCCAGGACCGTAATAACATGGGTAGGCTCCTTAAGGAATATTTCTTGCAAATCGGTGCCTCTTGTATTTTATGCTTTAGAAAAAAGTACTTAAGTTTGACTCGGGGGTGGCTAAAATATGGGCACTCCGAAAAAAAGTGGTTACCCAATGGAACAGGGTGACCACACGTACAAACCTATGGAGCGACCAAGCTCATCCTAGCTAGGTGCTCGTTGGAATTGGTATGATTAGATTTAATCCGATTGATAAGAGCAATTCTTTTCTGCTGAGGGACAAATTAGCAAACCAAGGGCGGCCTGTGAATTTGGCCGCTAAAGAGCAATAGGTGATTCCTTTAAGGCGGCCTGATTCGAGGATACTAGACTGACTTAAAGTTAAGGAAAAGCTTCTTGATAAGTGCCTTAGATCGGACCAAAATACTCGGTTGTTAAGCGCCAGAAAAGGGTCTCCGGTGGAGCGAGCGGTAAGGTCTGCGAACTCGTTATCTGGGATTCCAACATGCGCTGGGGTCCAGATAAGAAAACATTGATAGCCCAGCTTGCGAAGGTTGAATACCTTCTATTTCATCGAGATTAAAATAGAATTCACCCTGTTGTAGGTCAGTGGAAGCGCCAGGGTCGTGAGGACGCTAAGGGAGTCGGTGAGGATTAAGGATCTGTAAACTCTCATTTTGATTATTAGCTTGACGGCCTTGAGAATACCGAGCGCTTCCGCTGAAAAAATGGATGAATTACAGTACAGTCCAAAGCAGGCTGGCTCCCTATCGCTTAGTGGAATCACCGAAGCAGAGACAGTCGAAGGGACGGAGCTGTTGGAACTGTCTGTGAAGAATTGTGAATAATTAGGAAACCTCGTACCGCAAATGGATCTCAGCTTTACAGTATGGGAAGAATCCTTCCTTACAATAAACCCTATTTCTGTGTTAATAtttgaatcggaaaaaatagcaaaataATCCAGTCCGAAGCAATGGGAAATCTAAGAGGACATAATCCAGGATGCCAACGTTCGGATACAAGTCCAGACCTTAAAAATCAATGGCACCCGAGCCCCGGCCACGCCTTTCGATAATGTCTTTAATTAGTTGCAGCTTTGGGGATAATCATATTTCGTTGATCAGAGCAAGTTCTGTATAGAAAGTTCCTTATTAACCCATGTGGTTCTTAAACAACCGATACAAACTTTTAGCGAAAGTGACTGGATAAGGTCCACTCTAGAGAGGTGGGATCTAGCTGCATCCCCAAAAAATTGGGAGCCCCAATCAAGGATGGCCCTGACGTAACCCTTGTAAACAAAAAGCAAAGTGGTAGGATATCCGCCCCAGATGAGGCTGGAGGTAGATTTTAGTACTGCAACTGCCTTAAAGGCCTTGAGCCGGTTGTATATGGACTTTCCATAGCAGATTCCTGTCCAAGTAGATCCCCAAGAATCTCACATTGGGGAGGTTATAAATCGGTGTGCCGTTAAATTGGATCTGGATCGGGCTAATCCCAAGAGACCTTTTAGTGAAAAGGCATAATTGTGTCTTACTAGTACTGACTGACAAACCCCTATTAAGAAGCTCGATAGAGAGGGAGCTCAAAGAGGCAGACACCTCATCAAGGGAAGTTTGTAGGGTTCCATGGGATGAATAGATTACTACATCGTCGGCATAAGTAAGAGTCTTAGTGTTAGGACCTGTAAATTGAGTGATGGATCTTAAATAGACATTAAAGAGAAGGGGGCTCAGGATGGACCCCTGGGGAAGTCCGAGGCTGGTGGTTCTGATACCTAAACTGGCCCCCAGGACTCTCCCGTGGATTACTCtaaacgaaacgaaatttcCAGATGAAGACAATTATTCGGCCGGAAAGCCAAGTGCAACAAGGTCTTGAATTAGGATTTTAGGAACGACATTGTCGAAGGCCTCCTCTATATCCATAAAGACTCCGATGAGGAATTCCTTGCGGAGAAAGGCTATATTGATGTCCATTGTAAGGACAGCCACATTGTCCATCACCGATTTGGTTTTCctaaaatcaaaaaaccaTTTTAGCAAGGCCAACTGGTTTTCGATCCACCAATGAAGCCTGAAATTGATTATACGCTCCATGGTTTTAAGAAGGACGGAGAAAAGGGATATTGGTCACAATCCCTTAGAGCCTGGCTTTGGAATAAAGCAAACAACATAAAGTGACCACTCTGAAGGAAACTTGTGCGATGTTAAAATTGACTTGTACAAGTCGGGTAAAAACTCCAGACCTTCAGGCAGAAGACGTTTCAGAACCTCGTTAGCAATGAGATCTATCCCCGGCAAGGATTTGCTCTTAGAGACCCATGTGGACGATTCAAGTTCTTCTCTAGTGATATCACAGTCTAGAATTGGGCCAGATTTACCCAGCATGGCAAAAACGGGTTCTTCAACGACATATGGGACAGCAATCTTTCCAAAAGCAGGCACTATGACAGGATTATTGGGGGAGTAGGAGTCCACCGAATTGGGTAAATGGAACCTTTTTTTGAAGCTTTTAATTGATGACCAAACTCTATCGATACTCGTTCGGGGGCAGATTGAGGAGCAAAATTCTTTGAAGCTGTTGCGCTTGGCCTGCCTGAGGAAGTTCTTCACCtctttttcaagtttaatgTAGTCTTCCCAGTTAAATTCGAAGGGGTTGTCCCGGAACCGTTTGGCTGCCGCCCTTCTGGCGACAACCTTGCTGGTACATTCCTGGCTCCACCATGGGGCGGCAGGGGGGGTGCCTTTGTTTCAGGAAATGTCCGGGATTTTACCACCTGCTGTAAGGAGGGAGTCATACAGTATCTCGAGGAATGAGTTGTACTTACGATTGATCTCAGCCTCTTTGAGAATGGCAGGAAGATTAGATTTCAAGGTGTTATTGAAAAGAACCCAGTTTACCTGGTCAAGTGAAAGCCTTTGCTTGTTCTGCAGCCTATGGAAATTTACTTCCCCCAGCCTGATTAGAATTGGGTAGTGATCGCTGCGTAGGGGGGTCATCAAGGGTAGACCACGAAGTACCCAACAAAAGCGaagttgaaacaaaagttAGTTCGGGCACGCTCTGTCTGTTTGAATCTACATGAATTTTGGTAGCTGATCCATTGTTAAGTGAGAATAGATGACTTTCTTGAAATGCCTCGGAAAGAAATCTGCCGTCTTGATTCAAAAGTTGACTGCCTTAAAGGGCATGGTGTGCATTAAAGTCTCCGTGGATGAATAGGCTGTCGTATTGGAATGAAGCCTGAAAGAACTCCCTCCACTCGAGACGGTCAAGAAATTTGTTCGGAGGGCGGTAAGCATTGAGAATATGAAGGTTGCAACTCCAACTTATTCGAAAGGGGGAGATGGTCAATTCTATGGAAGAAAAGGTTTCTTAAGATCAGGAAGGCCACggccccccctccccccggGGGTGGTGGCTGGCCTGTCCCTCCTGACCGTGTTGAAGCGTCAGTGATGTAAAAGCTGATTCGAAGTCAGCCAAGTCTCTGTCAAACATATATCGTCATATCTATTGCCAAGGCCTTCAAACTCGTTCCATTTACTGAAAATACTACGACAGTTCCATTGGAATATATTTGAGGAATAGACCATATTATTGGTAGCGTTGCCGTCTATATAGCTCCTCCGAAGCTTTGATGTTTGCAATGATCTTGTCGGAGTTGGAGAATTCTTGGGCTATGCGGTTGcacaaaaattttgtgaagTCCGTAAGAGATTTCCGGATTTCAGTCCTCACCCAATCCATCATTCTCATGTCAGATTCCGATGAAGAGGGTGGGGTTCGGGGAGTATCCAGGTAATGCTCTACATCCATTGAGGAGTCTAGGCCCTCACTATCAAAATCCGAGATCAAAGTAGTCGAGTAATCTGTATTACCCAAGAAGAGAGTAGGATCTGATAGGTGAGAGTCTGAGATCGGAAGGGAGGTAGCCTGTCCAGAGAAGTTAGACGTCGTTAGTCTGGAGCTCCGATTGATATAGGAAGTAATTGCCGGTGAGGATGTAGATGGCATACACCAAGAGTCGTTATTCTTGGCGGGGGATAACGGCGGAAAATCGTTTCTGTTCAATGAGGGAATCTGAACGGTGAAGGGACGATTGGCCTTGGAAGCTGCCGCTTCTACAGAAAACTTGGCTCGAATGAGTTCCTTTTCCTTGCAATAAACCGGGCAGTCCCTATCTGACGCTTTATGATTGCCCTGGTAGTTTGTACAGTAAAAGTTATAAGTTGAACTTGGCTTCTGGCAGGATGATTCGTGGTGCAATCCGCCACAGTTATTGCATTTAGTCTTGCCCTGACATTGCGATTGTACGTGACCAAATCGAAGACAATTTCGGCACATATGTCCCTGGTGTTGAAATATATGGCAACGTTGTCCGGGAGAGCCGagctgtgaaaaaaacatttaacgGGCGTCAAGTTCTCCTGTTCAAGACTTCCATCCGAGGAGCGAAATACCCACGGGATTCTCTCGATGTGTGAGACTTCAGAACTGGATTGACCTAGTACGGTGATGGTCTCCCGAATCTCCTCCTCAGAGAGAGAAGGGTCTACACCTTTAATTAGACCTATTTTGTAGATGCAGCCATCGGAAACATAAGCTCCTCAAGCCGGATTACATGTTGCAGTTCCTTGCCCAACGAAAAAATCTGCGTCCTCAAcattgtcaaaaaaaaggtTATAACGGTTGGTGCCTGACGCCTTGATAATAGAAATACCCTTAAGGAGTCTATTATTCTTTAGCAACTTGGCAAAACTTATAGCATGAATCTTGCCCGCACTTCACCCGTTTTTATCATAAACCTGCAACAGGTATAGCGAGAGGTCACTCTGTATGTACCTATTACTGTGGACCCTCAATGAGGGCACCCAGGGGGTCAGTTGATCAGCCCCTGTAATTTTGTTCAGAGGGAAATTAGAATCGCCAGGGGCCTCGTCAGAGAGATCCCTGCCTCTTTTCGAGACCGGTGTTGATAACTTATCAGGCATAACGAcaggaaagagaagaaagagaaggaaaagcAGAGCGCCGAAACAAACAAACTGGAAGGGAAGAAACCAGAGGATTTACAACAATCAACAAGACAGGACAAACCTTGCGGAGATCAAAACAGGGAGTCAGGAGAGGAGTAGCCTGCCTCTCCTATCGCTTTCCAACTCCAACTGAGACCAATATCTGTTAATAGCCGCAGTTCGAAGGTATTCGTTCGACTCGAGTTGATGCAAACGAAGTTTTCGAAGTACAAGTTGTCGAAGTATCGAGGATGAGCGAGCCAGGGGCCGCCACCTGCTTGAAACGCCAGCTGATCACTTTCACTGCGTAGATGCGCGTGGATAAGTAGAGTGGGTGAAAAGAATGTTCACAAAGACTTCAGAGGGTATAGGCAGTTGTAGATCCTGAAAAATGCCCAAGAGGTGGACACCAGATTGATCGCACAATCTAATTTGAGCACTAAAATAATTCCAGACTAGACCCTATCGGTCATCTTGAAGCActtcgaaataataaatgaaaaaaaatatccaaattaCACAGATGATATGAAGGAATTCAATAATATAAGACTATTGATAGCATAACTGTTAATAGACTATTGATAGTACGGTCAAAAATTTCCGTAAATCATAAATccaaatgaatatatattgtacGCGCGGCCGCCTGCTGAAGATTTCAGCCAGGAATAACCGCTCTCGTTAGGTTAAACTATCGGACGCGTATCCGCAGATTGGGAGGGGAGTGATTTCTGTTGGCACAGTGATGTTCTCAACACTTTTTTGACATTAAAGGTGCTTTTATTGGCTAACAACACTTGAATACAAAAACAGGGTCTAGTTCGCGGAGCGGCAAAGGTCCTACACCGCTTGCAACGCCAAACGAAATTAAGGTGGACAAATAGACGTGATATTCAAATCGGCCGTAACACATATGTTCTTATAAAGTGCGTGGGAAGAATAATATCGGCAGAAAAATATAACCTAAGGCTTACCAATGGAAAAATAAGGATACAAGTATCTACATGGATGTATGAAAGCAGTCGGATCTCCATAACAAACGCATCTGAACTCACAAAATATAACTACAAAACTGTACTTACCGCATAAAATATTATGAGGtgatgtatataataatcaGTTCATATGGGAAGTGAAAACATGCATCAGTCGCGTGTTCCCCGCCGTTTGCTGCCAAATTTGGCACACAAATATaattcacacacacacatatatatatatatatatatattaggctgattcaaaaaaaatggctaatttttttttttcgaaatccccacataaaaacttccgagaaggtgtgaaaagacgcctgtaaaaagcagagctcttaatattattatttagaggtcgcgcatcgggaatttctatttcccattcaaataacacaggaagaaatttttttaaattttgcaatttcgtatttttgcaacggctcattgaatcagcggaccaaagcatattcttgtaggaaatttgacgctctacaaaaaaggtccttacaaagttttcgatagacacactccttcaaaagttattcgaggtcaaagttgaacttacaaaaaaattcaatgttttttttttttcgatgatactatgaatcttttctcaatattttgcTAGTAATAATATTTCCTGATGTATTTTTGCTATTCggagatttttttaactttactTATAAGTAGATTCGTCTTTCGGCACAAAACCTTTGGTTTAGGcgctttttttcaaacgaatgaaCTGAAGTTgctttattaaaaaaaaattacttacaGTAGCTCATTCAGAAATGGAGTTCACTTGTTTACCGACATAACCTAAAAGACACATGTTTTGATTTTCCTCGTTACTGTGCCACATTGTTTCTAACTCTCTTTTCAATCGAACTTCAGATAttactatttattattttgctCTCTAAGTttattgttttgttgtttATCATTTCATTGACtataatggaaaataaaaaatacttaaTTGGTGATATCAAAGAAAATCTTGTTGGACGAAAATTACCAACAAACGGAGAGGTTTTATCAGCGTTCTTATATCAGCATTGTATACACAAActaacattaaaaaaaagtgcttcaggtacaataaaaaaagttgaagaaaaatggtTACAAGCTGGACTTCCAACTTGCAAAAATTCTCATGCTGTGCAGAaagttttacaattatttaatgAATGGTTGAAACTCAAGAAAAGTcgatatcgaaaaaaatctactacgcagaaaaaaaaagagacaatgttaaaagaaaagtttgtaaaattatttgatattgCTCGTTTAGATCCGAAGCAAAAACTTGATGATacaaaaaaactatttttggAATCTCAACGATCTAACAAACGTTATGGATTTATTGACACAAGTGCTTCaaatgaagaaattcatcaagTTGCCATGGATATTGATGTTGatggttattatttattttatttttttagaaaacaattatttcatattttatctcAAATAGGATTGCATTTGTTTCTTAAGTATTAGCTGTTAATCATATATATTTGATAATAGGTATTAATCAGCCTACAACTAGTAGTCCAGTTCAGGATGGTAGTATTATTTCACGGTTCCAATCGACAATTGGTACAGGAACGACATCTGGAAGTCAACAATCAGAAATGTTTTCTGACTTTGAACCTCCATCTAGTCAGCCAAATCCTCCTCCTAAAATTGATATAATGACTCCTGAACTTGTATCTGCCCTCGATCGAGCAAATGTTACTAGTCGAAATGCTACTTTTATCTTAGCTCCTGCTTACCAAAGTATTGGAATAGATATTGAAACATTAAATTTAAGCTACAGTACTATCCGGCGAGCCCGTCTTAGATTTAGACAAGCTATCGCAGAGCacttgaaagaaaagtttaaaaCTGAAGATCGCTATACTGTACATTGGGATGGTAAAATTTTAACTGATTTGACCGGTTCTGAATCTGTAGATAGAATTGCAATAATATTATCTACTTCGAACGTCAATCAACTCCTCGGTGTACCAAAAATATTTGACGGAACTGCAGAAAATCATGCTGTAGCTATATTAAATACATTGGAAGACTGGAAAGTTACTCCTTACATTAAGGCTATGTGCTTTGACACTCCAGCAGTGAATACTGGTATGGTTTGTTTCGTTAtctttaaataattgaaaatctagTTAATACCTACTAATTAATACTATTTTCTCACTTATGTTTCTCTTAATAATTGGCACTATCtttaatttacatattcaTACATTATTTACAGGAATACTAAATGGCACAGCCGCtttgattgaaagaaaattgaaccgGAAACTAATTTGGTTACCTTGTCGCCACCacattttcgaaattattttgaaaggAGTTTTTGAGGTGTTTTGGCCCACAACTTCTGGTCCCAGTGTACCTATTTTTGGGCGATTTAAAAATTGGTGGAGCAAAGCCGATCATTTAAAGTATCAAATTGGCATGAAAGATGAATTTGTTGCAAATGCCTTGAATACAGagacttgaaataattaatctcATCGATAATTTCTTAACGGtatatttcttataatttatatttgaaatagTTGGGAATTCGTGTTTAaagattttaattaaaaaatttttttaaacaggtTACTCAGCCAAGGAATGATTACAAAGAACTTCTCGAGTtatcattgatttttcttgaTGGTCTtccagaaaatgaaataagttTCAAATGTCCAGGAACGATGCATCATGCTCGATGGATGAATAAGGCCATTTacagcttgaaaattttcatgttcAGAGAccaattttctctttctaaACGAGAAATTAATAGTTTGCGtcaaatatgtatttttattattttaatctaCATTAAAGTATGGTTTACTTGTTCGTTGGCAATCGAAGCACCGAATAATGATttgcaattgttgaaaaagTTACTTCTTTGCGAGGAAATTCAATCATCAGTCGTACAAAaagcattaaaaaaatttagtgaTCATCTATGGTACATGAATGAAGAACTAGCAGCACTGGCATTGTTTGACAACAATGTctcaaatgaaataaaaaaaaaaatgtgtgaagcaattattaataataaggAGAGTAAAATTATTCGAGAAAAACGATACGTTGCTAAAGGAATCGAATTGGaatcattttttgataaagATTTAAGTGAATTCGTCTCGAAAAATTCACTCATGCTTTTTGAAGCCTTCGATTTATCATACGATTTTCTTGAAGTCGACGTATCATTATGGTCTAATAATGAAAGTTATAGAGataatttagatttttttagaAGACTTTCTGTAGTTAATGACTCAGCAGAACGAGGTATTGCTCTGATTGAGGATTACAACAACTGTTTAACCAAGAACGAAGAACAATTACAGTATCTATTGCAAGTCGTCCAAGAACATCGTCGTAGTTTCCCAGATTGTAATAAAACAACCTTGAAATAGTCTTTATT
Above is a genomic segment from Neodiprion pinetum isolate iyNeoPine1 chromosome 1, iyNeoPine1.2, whole genome shotgun sequence containing:
- the LOC124218761 gene encoding uncharacterized protein, with protein sequence MENKKYLIGDIKENLVGRKLPTNGEVLSAFLYQHCIHKLTLKKSASGTIKKVEEKWLQAGLPTCKNSHAVQKVLQLFNEWLKLKKSRYRKKSTTQKKKETMLKEKFVKLFDIARLDPKQKLDDTKKLFLESQRSNKRYGFIDTSASNEEIHQVAMDIDVDGINQPTTSSPVQDGSIISRFQSTIGTGTTSGSQQSEMFSDFEPPSSQPNPPPKIDIMTPELVSALDRANVTSRNATFILAPAYQSIGIDIETLNLSYSTIRRARLRFRQAIAEHLKEKFKTEDRYTVHWDGKILTDLTGSESVDRIAIILSTSNVNQLLGVPKIFDGTAENHAVAILNTLEDWKVTPYIKAMCFDTPAVNTGILNGTAALIERKLNRKLIWLPCRHHIFEIILKGVFEVFWPTTSGPSVPIFGRFKNWWSKADHLKYQIGMKDEFVANALNTET